A genomic region of Candidatus Poribacteria bacterium contains the following coding sequences:
- a CDS encoding proteasome accessory factor PafA2 family protein produces METEFGIIWTPEVAHRKTLTVQNVVMYLFREIVAGRMYPDVFLENGARFYQDIGCHPEYATPECDDVAELVAHDKAGERIITRLASTAEQRMRNDGFYGKISIFKNNLDTPGNTYGCHENYLMERHVDFRQLASQLIPFFVTRQVFAGAGKIKPSHRGYYAISQRAEHIREEISIGTTTARGIINTRDEPHADREKYRRLHVIVGDSNMSEFSTFLKVGTTGIILRMIEDNFIQQRFALRNPVKAIREISDDVTCKHPIELQNGKRLSAVELQWQYLECAKRYLEQAESDATTTQIMARWEYVLTCLESDPMQLDRELDWVIKWKWLQTYLTKRGFEWDAPEVKHLDLKYHNVRQEESLYYTLENRAEVERIVENEQIRHAEHFPPERTRAKFRGKFIKKVNEGKILCGVNWSYIQLYEPYQILYLSTDPFKPEFDEASRTIYSI; encoded by the coding sequence TTGGAAACTGAGTTCGGAATTATCTGGACACCAGAGGTGGCGCATAGGAAGACGCTCACTGTTCAGAACGTTGTGATGTACCTCTTCCGAGAAATCGTAGCGGGACGGATGTACCCGGATGTCTTCCTCGAAAACGGGGCGCGGTTTTACCAAGACATCGGATGCCATCCAGAGTATGCAACCCCGGAATGTGACGATGTTGCCGAACTCGTCGCACACGATAAAGCAGGCGAACGGATTATCACACGGCTCGCCAGTACCGCAGAACAGCGCATGCGAAATGATGGGTTCTACGGAAAAATCTCCATTTTTAAGAACAACTTGGATACCCCCGGAAATACTTACGGATGTCACGAAAACTATCTCATGGAACGGCATGTTGATTTCCGTCAATTAGCATCGCAGCTGATCCCTTTCTTCGTCACGCGTCAGGTTTTCGCAGGTGCGGGGAAAATCAAGCCGAGCCATCGCGGCTATTATGCGATCTCACAACGTGCGGAGCATATCCGAGAGGAAATTTCTATCGGAACAACCACGGCACGCGGGATTATTAACACACGCGATGAACCCCATGCCGACCGAGAAAAATATAGACGTTTACACGTCATTGTCGGCGATTCTAATATGTCCGAATTTTCGACTTTTTTGAAGGTAGGCACCACCGGTATTATTCTCCGGATGATTGAGGACAACTTCATTCAGCAACGGTTCGCGCTCCGGAACCCTGTCAAAGCCATCCGCGAGATTTCTGACGATGTCACATGCAAACATCCAATTGAACTCCAAAACGGGAAACGGCTCTCCGCAGTCGAACTGCAGTGGCAATACCTCGAATGTGCAAAGCGTTACCTTGAGCAAGCCGAATCCGATGCGACGACAACGCAAATTATGGCGCGCTGGGAGTATGTCCTCACCTGCTTGGAAAGTGATCCGATGCAGTTGGACCGGGAATTGGATTGGGTCATTAAGTGGAAATGGCTCCAAACCTACCTCACCAAACGCGGATTTGAATGGGACGCGCCAGAAGTGAAACACCTTGATTTGAAATACCACAATGTGCGACAGGAGGAAAGTCTTTACTATACCCTTGAAAATCGAGCCGAGGTCGAGCGTATCGTTGAAAATGAGCAGATTCGACATGCTGAGCACTTTCCGCCCGAACGGACCCGCGCCAAGTTTCGCGGTAAATTCATCAAGAAAGTCAATGAAGGGAAGATCTTATGCGGGGTCAATTGGAGTTATATCCAACTTTATGAACCCTACCAGATCCTTTATCTCTCGACGGATCCATTTAAACCAGAATTTGACGAAGCAAGTCGCACTATTTATTCAATTTAA
- the ppdK gene encoding pyruvate, phosphate dikinase, which translates to MPQPKYVYFFGGGESDGNATMRTLLGGKGANLAEMSNLGVPVPPGFTISTEVCKLYYENDKRYPTGLDRQIDENLVKLEETLGAKFGDTENPLLLSVRSGAAVSMPGMMDTILNLGLNDDAVKGLIARSENERFAYDSYRRFIQMFGNVVLNVDHDEFEHLLEEKKKAKGVELDTQLDAADLVELVREFKNAVKRHTGSDFPDEPRMQLDMARDAVFESSGNPRAITYRRLNDISEELGRTAVNVQAMVFGNMGGTSGSGVAFTRNPSTGANQFYGEFLINAQGEDVVAGIRTPLPVIELRNILPDAYDELVDIGLRLEKHYRDMQDVEFTIQDSKLYMLQTRNGKRTGQAAVRIAVEMVEEGLIDKQTALTRVPANDLDQLLHPSVDPAASVEVIAQGLPASPGAAVGKVVFTALHAEELAAAGEKVILVRTETSPEDIGGMDAAEGILTARGGMTSHAAVVARGMGKCCVAGCSALFINEEALEFYAEGKRYTEGDFITLNGSTGDVLDGQVALIQPELSGQFGTLMEWADEVRSLDVRTNADTPEDAKNARQFGAEGIGLCRTEHMFFGTGIDAVREMILADETAEREAALAKLLPHQRSDFIGIFEAMAGYPVTIRTLDPPLHEFLPKNEAEIQELADRIGIEPRKLSERVEELHEFNPMLGHRGCRLGIVYPEITEMQARAIFEAAVDVVKRGITVLPEIMIPLVGHINEFSLQRKVVVDTAEAVFKETGTRVAYLVGTMIELPRAALTADKIAAEAEFFSYGTNDLTQTTFGMSRDDAVKFLDDYVKEGVLEYDPFQVLDQEGVGSLLQIGSEKGRSVRPDLKVGICGEHGGEPSSVKFCYGLDFNYVSCSPFRVPIARLAAAQAVIEAED; encoded by the coding sequence ATGCCACAACCAAAGTATGTTTACTTCTTTGGAGGCGGTGAAAGCGATGGGAACGCCACAATGCGGACATTGCTTGGCGGAAAAGGGGCAAATCTCGCGGAGATGAGCAATCTCGGTGTGCCTGTCCCACCCGGGTTCACTATCTCCACGGAGGTTTGCAAATTATATTACGAAAATGACAAACGGTACCCCACGGGACTTGACAGGCAAATTGATGAGAATCTCGTGAAGTTAGAAGAGACGCTCGGCGCAAAGTTCGGTGATACCGAAAATCCACTCCTTCTCTCTGTCCGTTCTGGTGCTGCAGTCTCAATGCCGGGTATGATGGACACGATTCTCAACCTTGGCTTAAATGATGATGCCGTTAAGGGGCTTATTGCCAGATCTGAAAACGAACGTTTCGCTTACGATTCGTACCGACGCTTCATCCAGATGTTCGGGAACGTTGTACTTAACGTTGATCACGATGAGTTTGAACACTTACTCGAAGAAAAGAAAAAGGCGAAAGGTGTTGAATTAGATACGCAATTAGATGCCGCTGATTTAGTCGAACTCGTCCGCGAATTCAAGAACGCTGTCAAGCGGCACACAGGCAGCGATTTCCCTGATGAACCCCGGATGCAATTAGACATGGCACGTGATGCGGTTTTTGAGTCCTCTGGGAACCCGCGCGCCATTACTTATCGGCGTCTCAACGATATTTCCGAAGAACTCGGACGCACGGCTGTCAATGTCCAAGCAATGGTGTTCGGAAATATGGGCGGCACCTCCGGCTCAGGCGTTGCCTTCACTCGTAATCCTTCAACCGGCGCGAACCAATTTTATGGCGAATTCCTCATTAACGCGCAGGGCGAAGACGTAGTCGCTGGCATCCGAACGCCGCTGCCGGTCATCGAATTGAGAAATATCTTGCCCGATGCCTATGATGAATTGGTTGATATCGGTTTAAGGCTTGAGAAGCACTATCGCGACATGCAAGACGTAGAGTTTACGATTCAGGATAGCAAACTCTACATGCTCCAGACCCGTAACGGGAAACGCACCGGTCAAGCGGCTGTCCGCATCGCCGTTGAGATGGTTGAAGAGGGCTTGATTGATAAGCAGACGGCTTTGACGCGCGTCCCCGCGAACGACTTGGACCAATTATTACATCCAAGCGTTGATCCGGCTGCCTCCGTTGAGGTTATCGCGCAAGGCTTGCCTGCTTCTCCAGGTGCCGCTGTCGGTAAAGTGGTCTTCACAGCGCTCCACGCCGAGGAACTCGCCGCTGCTGGCGAGAAAGTCATCCTCGTCCGTACCGAAACATCGCCAGAAGACATCGGCGGTATGGATGCCGCGGAGGGTATCCTCACAGCGCGTGGGGGTATGACGAGCCACGCCGCTGTCGTCGCACGCGGCATGGGAAAATGCTGTGTCGCCGGTTGTTCTGCGTTATTTATCAATGAAGAAGCATTGGAGTTTTACGCCGAAGGAAAACGCTACACTGAAGGCGATTTCATCACGCTCAACGGCTCCACAGGTGATGTCCTTGATGGACAGGTTGCACTCATCCAACCTGAACTTAGTGGGCAATTCGGAACGCTCATGGAGTGGGCGGACGAAGTCCGTTCATTGGACGTTCGCACGAATGCCGATACACCCGAAGATGCCAAAAATGCAAGACAATTTGGCGCGGAAGGGATCGGACTCTGCCGAACCGAGCACATGTTCTTCGGCACAGGGATTGACGCAGTTCGTGAAATGATCCTCGCCGATGAGACCGCCGAACGCGAAGCCGCATTGGCGAAACTGCTCCCGCATCAACGTTCAGATTTCATCGGAATCTTTGAGGCGATGGCTGGTTATCCTGTTACGATCCGTACCCTTGATCCGCCGCTTCACGAGTTCTTACCAAAGAATGAAGCCGAAATCCAAGAACTCGCAGATCGGATCGGTATTGAGCCACGAAAGCTCAGTGAGCGTGTTGAGGAATTGCACGAATTCAATCCGATGCTCGGACATCGTGGATGTAGACTCGGTATCGTCTACCCAGAGATCACTGAGATGCAGGCGCGGGCGATCTTTGAAGCCGCTGTTGATGTTGTTAAACGTGGTATCACTGTACTCCCTGAGATTATGATTCCACTTGTCGGGCATATCAACGAATTCTCGCTACAGCGCAAAGTCGTCGTTGACACCGCCGAAGCCGTTTTTAAAGAGACTGGCACCCGCGTTGCGTACCTTGTCGGAACGATGATTGAGCTGCCCCGTGCAGCACTCACCGCTGACAAAATCGCAGCCGAAGCCGAATTCTTCTCTTACGGCACCAACGACCTCACGCAGACGACGTTCGGGATGAGCCGCGACGATGCAGTAAAATTCCTTGATGATTACGTCAAAGAGGGTGTGCTTGAATACGATCCGTTCCAAGTCTTGGACCAGGAAGGTGTCGGCAGCCTCTTACAAATCGGTTCGGAAAAGGGGCGCTCAGTGCGTCCTGATCTGAAGGTCGGTATCTGTGGTGAGCACGGCGGCGAACCGAGTTCCGTGAAATTCTGCTACGGCTTGGACTTTAATTACGTATCGTGTTCCCCGTTCCGTGTGCCGATCGCGCGTCTCGCTGCAGCACAGGCGGTCATTGAAGCAGAAGATTAG
- a CDS encoding Uma2 family endonuclease, with the protein MNAQEFGAPPPDGNSNALLSQEGLPLKPIKMTLEEFLESSLETCEYIGSELVPILPNSLEHGGIRTNLLLRLGSYVRENQLGSVYAPFTGFRVGSHILVPDIAFISTDKLPTDRSEIFPIPPDLAVEVVSPTDVLHRVEEKVFAYLEAGTQLVWVIKPRSKTVTIYRSETDITLLTRNDTLTGENVVEGFTCQVAELFE; encoded by the coding sequence ATGAACGCACAAGAATTTGGCGCACCCCCTCCGGACGGAAACTCCAATGCCCTACTCTCGCAAGAAGGGCTCCCTCTTAAACCTATCAAGATGACGTTAGAGGAGTTCCTTGAAAGTAGCTTAGAGACATGCGAGTACATTGGAAGCGAATTAGTCCCGATACTGCCTAACTCATTGGAACATGGTGGGATTAGGACGAATTTGCTTTTGCGGTTAGGTTCATACGTACGTGAAAATCAATTGGGAAGTGTCTATGCGCCGTTCACAGGATTTCGCGTCGGCTCACATATTCTGGTGCCGGATATAGCCTTCATTTCGACAGATAAACTCCCCACTGATAGGAGTGAAATTTTCCCAATCCCACCGGACCTTGCTGTTGAGGTGGTTTCTCCAACAGATGTGTTACACCGAGTTGAGGAAAAAGTATTTGCCTATCTTGAGGCAGGGACGCAATTGGTATGGGTAATTAAACCGCGATCCAAAACTGTAACAATCTATCGTTCGGAGACAGACATCACGCTCCTCACGCGAAATGACACCCTCACCGGTGAGAATGTCGTTGAAGGATTTACTTGTCAGGTAGCAGAACTTTTTGAATAG
- a CDS encoding cupin domain-containing protein: MLIADVNEIEGRTYPARRRTKNLVGGASPIQINEFCMGFVVLEPNGGQVPWHNHEQEEIYFIVEGEGEMCLGEERQTLSAGQTVFIPSWVFHQLTNTGDTPMHMVYCYGPAGDVAHWKQELAGTLPKAGVDAPPLPEGAASQCTDKP, from the coding sequence ATGCTAATCGCAGATGTAAATGAAATTGAAGGGCGCACCTATCCTGCCCGTAGACGCACCAAAAATCTTGTCGGCGGTGCTTCCCCGATCCAGATAAATGAATTCTGTATGGGGTTTGTCGTCTTAGAACCCAACGGTGGTCAAGTGCCGTGGCACAACCACGAACAGGAAGAGATCTACTTCATCGTTGAAGGCGAAGGCGAAATGTGTCTCGGTGAGGAGCGGCAAACCCTCTCGGCGGGGCAGACGGTTTTTATTCCGTCATGGGTCTTCCATCAACTAACGAACACGGGCGACACACCGATGCACATGGTCTATTGTTATGGTCCCGCAGGTGATGTGGCGCATTGGAAACAAGAACTCGCTGGCACACTTCCGAAAGCCGGTGTTGACGCACCACCACTCCCAGAAGGCGCAGCCTCCCAATGTACTGACAAACCTTAG
- a CDS encoding type II toxin-antitoxin system RelE/ParE family toxin, whose product MRNAYPREVEIYRSRNGREPFTEWLNAIRDQKTQRRIRTRLAALKLGNFGDYKSVGEGVFELRFHFGVGYRVYFREVGNTVVFLLCGGDKSSQARHIERAKAYWLAYKETHL is encoded by the coding sequence ATGCGTAACGCATACCCGAGAGAAGTGGAAATCTATCGTTCTCGGAATGGTCGAGAACCTTTCACAGAATGGTTGAACGCAATCCGAGATCAGAAAACACAAAGACGCATTCGGACCCGGCTTGCAGCTCTTAAATTAGGCAATTTCGGAGATTACAAATCTGTGGGTGAAGGGGTCTTTGAGTTGCGTTTTCACTTCGGGGTAGGTTATCGAGTTTATTTTCGTGAAGTGGGTAACACCGTTGTTTTTCTGCTCTGTGGAGGCGATAAATCATCACAGGCGCGCCACATTGAACGTGCAAAAGCCTATTGGTTGGCGTACAAGGAGACGCACCTATGA
- a CDS encoding Gfo/Idh/MocA family oxidoreductase codes for MTHQTQKTHRVGIIMNGVTGRMGTNQHLIRSILAIAEEGGIPIGDGEVIMPDPFLVGRNPAKLEKLSETTGVEKWTTDLDAALADDAYSVYFDAQVTSRRVDAVEAAIAAGKHIYCEKPTATTTADAYRLYEQAAKAGLKNGVVQDKLWLPGIQKLKRLIDADFFGQIIAVRGEFGYWVFQGDAIPTQRPSWNYRTEDGGGIILDMFSHWRYVIDNLFGAVKGVSCIAATHLPQRWDEEGEPYRCTAEDAAYATFELENGIIAHFNSSWAVRVRRDDLLTIQVDGLNGSAVVGLRDCWIQPLSGTPRPVWNPDIEQPIKFFDGWLKVPEQETYENAFRAQWELFLRHLVADEPFPWTLLAGARGVQLADKGMESWQTRKWVELPELAAL; via the coding sequence ATGACCCATCAGACTCAAAAAACGCATCGCGTCGGTATCATCATGAACGGCGTCACCGGCAGAATGGGAACCAACCAACACCTCATCCGCTCCATCTTGGCAATCGCAGAGGAGGGTGGCATCCCGATCGGCGATGGTGAAGTTATCATGCCCGACCCGTTTCTCGTCGGTAGAAACCCGGCGAAATTGGAGAAACTCTCCGAAACCACCGGCGTTGAGAAATGGACAACAGACCTCGACGCTGCCCTCGCCGATGACGCTTACAGCGTCTATTTTGACGCACAGGTTACGTCACGCCGCGTCGATGCAGTCGAAGCCGCAATCGCAGCAGGCAAACACATCTATTGTGAGAAACCGACCGCGACTACCACTGCGGATGCATATCGTCTCTATGAACAGGCGGCAAAGGCAGGACTCAAAAACGGTGTCGTTCAGGATAAACTCTGGTTACCCGGTATCCAGAAACTCAAACGCTTGATAGATGCTGACTTTTTCGGACAGATTATCGCTGTCCGCGGTGAGTTCGGTTACTGGGTCTTCCAAGGCGATGCGATTCCGACCCAACGTCCTTCGTGGAACTACCGAACCGAAGATGGTGGCGGCATTATTCTTGATATGTTTAGCCACTGGCGATACGTCATTGACAACCTTTTCGGCGCAGTTAAAGGGGTTTCTTGCATCGCTGCCACACATCTCCCACAGCGCTGGGACGAAGAAGGCGAACCCTATCGCTGCACGGCTGAAGACGCTGCCTATGCGACATTTGAATTGGAGAACGGGATCATCGCCCATTTTAATTCATCTTGGGCAGTCAGAGTCCGCCGCGACGATCTACTAACGATACAAGTAGACGGCTTGAACGGTTCCGCTGTTGTTGGCTTGAGAGATTGTTGGATTCAACCGCTCTCTGGCACACCACGTCCTGTCTGGAACCCCGACATCGAACAACCCATCAAATTCTTTGACGGCTGGCTCAAGGTCCCAGAGCAAGAGACGTACGAGAACGCATTTAGGGCGCAGTGGGAGTTGTTCCTCCGACATCTCGTCGCTGATGAACCGTTCCCGTGGACGCTGCTTGCTGGCGCGAGAGGTGTACAATTGGCGGATAAAGGCATGGAATCGTGGCAGACGCGTAAGTGGGTAGAATTACCGGAGTTAGCAGCACTATAG
- a CDS encoding tetratricopeptide repeat protein, which yields MEIKKFYPFFIFVWINVVFIIHGAAENTADDTTATDYFEQITLFSGGRITRFTQMPIRVHISPTLKAHPYLNEIRYAMRTWETVTDGKIRFQETETLAQAGIRVTSTYTGSLSFLDTRLGSAELTRLEQGRPTVSGADVQAEKNNVNQPTNAAANFRVEVILVLESDGTTGELSEEKMRTVCLHEFGHAIGLWGHSPSADDVCHAMATGQHPTQRDINTLLKLYNTPLHTSQHDIAIDLLKKAIQTNPRLARPHYLLGAVYFDKGDMASAIPNFQNCLEVDPNYEPARQKLIQAYQKTGQSNQALRQVEQRVKSQQGHRSFRENADSYNRLGTLYYRQGDMDKAIEAFEKALKRSPHHKTAKQNLNQLYRQKAFNALKRRAFDEATTYFQKAIRLDPEDATTYRVMGDGYALASEFSQGIAYYQKALELAPDDAETQKNLALTYTNHGVVLRNRGEWDAAIRAYRDALALQPTYQIAKANLIDALSQKANARRQAGRTDAAIETYLELQKLQPDDTTIASLLGELYLLKGGDYPAAIAAFHKVYTTQPADKQAKQNLIAAYQQYAKTLRNRREYAAALEQLQKAAALFPDDINLRVNLSQAYQHVGKYEQASAELEWILARSPNHKNAKIELVNLQVRRGNTLMNQKKYAAALAVFEAIPGAEKTLDMHNMIGYLYLVQDEHLKALATFETVLAKRPKNAVAYQNLLSLESQLDVMLSKARAAASPTPGTGEAAPNRDTTDPIAEKLARVQCALIRCLMNRKAPKNAMEKYQQALGVKPYAPKSRDLLIETGKQLANWFQKRNDIDSYEAIVRWATELDSNFKESLEP from the coding sequence ATGGAAATTAAAAAATTTTATCCGTTTTTTATTTTCGTATGGATAAACGTTGTGTTCATAATACACGGCGCGGCAGAGAACACCGCCGATGATACGACAGCGACAGATTATTTCGAGCAGATTACGCTATTTTCGGGAGGCAGAATCACGCGCTTTACACAGATGCCGATTCGCGTGCATATTTCACCGACCCTCAAAGCACACCCGTATCTAAACGAGATACGCTACGCAATGCGCACTTGGGAAACCGTTACTGACGGAAAAATCCGGTTCCAAGAAACCGAAACCTTGGCGCAAGCAGGCATCCGCGTTACCTCAACCTATACCGGTAGCCTGAGTTTCCTGGATACGCGACTCGGTAGCGCGGAGTTAACGCGACTTGAGCAAGGTAGACCCACGGTCTCTGGTGCTGATGTCCAAGCCGAAAAGAACAACGTCAATCAACCCACAAACGCCGCAGCCAATTTCAGAGTAGAAGTGATCCTTGTCTTAGAGAGTGATGGCACCACCGGCGAACTCTCAGAAGAAAAGATGCGCACTGTGTGCCTCCATGAATTTGGACATGCCATCGGGTTATGGGGACACAGTCCAAGTGCCGATGATGTCTGCCATGCGATGGCAACCGGGCAACACCCAACACAGCGCGATATCAATACACTCTTGAAGCTTTATAACACACCGCTCCACACCTCGCAGCACGACATTGCCATTGACCTCCTGAAAAAAGCGATCCAGACGAATCCGAGGCTCGCGCGTCCGCACTATCTCTTGGGGGCAGTCTACTTCGACAAAGGCGATATGGCATCGGCGATCCCTAATTTTCAGAACTGCCTCGAGGTTGACCCGAACTATGAACCGGCGCGGCAGAAACTGATTCAAGCGTACCAAAAAACAGGACAATCAAATCAAGCACTCCGTCAGGTTGAACAGCGCGTGAAAAGTCAGCAGGGGCACCGTTCCTTCCGTGAAAATGCTGATTCCTATAACCGCCTCGGTACGCTCTATTACCGACAAGGCGATATGGACAAGGCGATAGAGGCATTCGAGAAGGCACTTAAACGCTCACCGCACCATAAAACTGCGAAACAGAACCTCAATCAACTCTACCGTCAAAAAGCGTTCAACGCTTTGAAACGCCGTGCTTTTGACGAAGCGACGACATATTTTCAGAAAGCCATCCGTCTTGATCCGGAGGACGCTACCACCTATCGCGTCATGGGAGACGGATATGCACTCGCCTCCGAGTTTTCCCAAGGGATTGCATATTATCAAAAGGCACTTGAGCTCGCCCCGGACGATGCTGAGACGCAGAAGAACCTCGCACTCACTTATACGAACCACGGTGTGGTGCTTAGAAACAGAGGCGAATGGGATGCCGCGATTCGCGCCTATCGCGACGCTTTGGCATTGCAACCGACCTATCAAATCGCCAAGGCAAACTTAATTGACGCGCTCTCACAAAAGGCGAACGCACGTCGGCAAGCCGGACGCACCGATGCGGCAATCGAGACCTACCTCGAATTGCAAAAACTGCAACCAGATGATACAACTATCGCCAGTCTGCTCGGTGAATTATACCTTCTTAAGGGGGGTGATTATCCGGCAGCGATAGCGGCGTTTCATAAGGTTTACACGACACAACCCGCCGACAAACAGGCGAAACAGAACCTCATCGCTGCGTATCAGCAATACGCAAAAACTTTGCGGAACCGAAGAGAGTACGCTGCCGCACTCGAACAACTCCAGAAAGCAGCAGCACTCTTTCCAGATGACATCAATCTCCGTGTGAATCTATCGCAAGCGTATCAACATGTCGGCAAATATGAACAGGCGAGTGCTGAATTAGAATGGATTTTAGCGCGGTCGCCGAATCACAAAAACGCGAAGATAGAACTCGTGAACCTCCAGGTCCGGCGTGGAAATACCTTGATGAACCAGAAGAAATACGCAGCAGCCCTCGCCGTCTTTGAAGCAATTCCGGGAGCTGAAAAAACTTTAGATATGCACAACATGATCGGCTATCTCTATCTCGTGCAGGATGAGCATCTTAAAGCGTTAGCGACTTTTGAGACCGTCCTTGCGAAACGTCCGAAGAATGCTGTCGCATATCAAAATCTGCTCTCGCTGGAATCTCAACTTGATGTGATGTTGAGTAAAGCGAGAGCCGCAGCCTCGCCAACACCCGGCACCGGCGAGGCTGCTCCAAACCGCGACACCACTGACCCGATTGCTGAGAAGTTGGCGCGCGTGCAATGTGCGCTCATCCGGTGTTTAATGAACCGGAAAGCACCGAAAAATGCGATGGAGAAATACCAACAGGCGTTAGGCGTGAAACCCTACGCGCCAAAATCGAGAGACCTACTTATCGAGACCGGTAAACAACTCGCCAATTGGTTTCAGAAGCGAAACGACATTGACAGTTATGAAGCGATTGTGCGTTGGGCGACGGAGTTGGATAGCAATTTTAAAGAATCGCTGGAGCCTTAA
- a CDS encoding WD40 repeat domain-containing protein produces MKTRFFILTLLMVSNLSILPCFAQYAAHTQFSLPEGAKARLGKGEINEITYSPDGSLLAVASSIGIWLYDAETYREVALLAGHTSSINSVSFSPDGTTIASGSDDGKIRLLDVVTGAVKDTLTNPIDQFGLDDVLSVLFSPDGSLLASRGWSEVHLWDVAAGTLKATLSTDPYLIASVSFSPDSATLASGSLDNTVHLWDVATGTLKATLREDTFLISTDWARSVSFSPDGITIASGSDDGKVRLWDIATGTLKDSLTGHTGRLLSVSFSTDGTILAGGSGKGTTYLWNVATGTLKDTLITEAGDVRSVSFSTDGKTLVSGGSWGAVHLWDVGTGMLKSMITVETGGA; encoded by the coding sequence ATGAAAACAAGATTTTTCATTTTAACGCTGTTAATGGTTTCAAACCTCAGTATTCTACCCTGTTTTGCACAATATGCGGCGCACACGCAGTTCAGTCTACCCGAAGGTGCCAAAGCCCGTCTCGGTAAAGGTGAAATAAATGAGATAACGTATTCACCCGATGGTTCGTTGCTTGCCGTGGCGAGTAGTATCGGTATCTGGCTCTATGATGCCGAAACGTACCGAGAGGTCGCACTACTTGCAGGACATACGAGCTCAATCAATAGTGTGTCGTTCAGTCCGGATGGTACTACCATTGCGAGTGGGAGTGATGACGGAAAGATACGTTTGTTGGATGTTGTGACCGGTGCGGTTAAAGACACACTCACAAATCCTATAGATCAGTTTGGCCTCGACGATGTCTTGAGTGTGTTGTTTAGTCCGGATGGTTCGTTGCTTGCCAGTAGGGGTTGGTCTGAAGTGCATTTATGGGATGTTGCGGCAGGTACCCTCAAAGCAACACTCTCAACAGATCCATACCTGATAGCGAGTGTGTCGTTCAGTCCCGATAGTGCGACGCTTGCCAGTGGGAGCCTGGACAACACAGTGCATTTATGGGACGTTGCCACCGGCACCCTCAAAGCAACACTCAGAGAGGATACATTTCTCATCAGCACTGATTGGGCCCGAAGTGTATCGTTCAGTCCCGATGGCATCACTATTGCGAGTGGGAGTGATGATGGAAAGGTACGTCTGTGGGACATTGCCACCGGCACCCTCAAAGACTCACTCACAGGACACACGGGGAGACTTTTGAGTGTGTCGTTCAGTACTGATGGTACGATACTTGCCGGCGGGAGTGGGAAGGGTACGACGTACCTGTGGAATGTTGCGACCGGCACCCTTAAAGACACACTCATAACAGAGGCGGGTGATGTCAGGAGCGTGTCGTTCAGTACTGATGGTAAGACACTGGTCAGTGGTGGGTCTTGGGGAGCAGTGCACTTATGGGATGTTGGGACCGGCATGCTGAAATCCATGATCACAGTAGAGACGGGGGGAGCGTGA